Part of the Bacillus cabrialesii genome is shown below.
CGATCGGTTCTTTCAAGGCTGCAAGTGAAGAAAGCGCCGCCTCGTAATCTTTATTGCTGAAGTTGTCCTGCAGATTTTCCTTCGCTGTCTGGTAGGCATCAAACAGTTTTGCTTCGTATTCATTTTCAAACAGATCAGGCTGAATGTCTCCGCGGACCCCTTTTTTGCTGATAGAGATCACTCGGCCTAAAGCTTCCGCTGTTTCCTTAAAGCCCGGCGCACCAAGCTTTTGTTCCAGCACTTGTGCTTTATGCAGCGCTGAATATGGCTCAAGCTCAGAGCTTTCCAGCACGGCGTCAATGACATCATGTCTGATCTGTTCAGCATTCAAGACATATTTCAGGCGCTGGGTAAAGAAATCAAGCAGTTCATTTTCTTTTTCTGTTTGTACGAAAGTAAGCAGCTCTTCAAACGAAATTCCCCAGTTGCGGTCAAGAAGAATCGCAACAATACCGCTCGCTTGGCGGCGCAGCCCGTAAGGATCCTGAGAACCGGTCGGAATAACGCCGATAGAGAAGAATGAAGCGATGGTGTCAAGCTTATCCGCCATTGCTACAACAGCTCCGGTGAAAGTAGAAGGCGTTTCGCCGCCTGCTGATCTCGGCATATAGTGTTCGTTGACTGCCGCAGCCACAGCTTCATCTTCGCCAAGCATTCTCGCATACTTTTCACCCATAATTCCTTGGAGCTCAGGGAATTCGTATATCATATGCGTGACAAGGTCGAATTTAGAAATTTCAGCGGCTCGCTTCACATGTTTTAACGTATCTTCATCAGCCTGAAGACGAACGGCAAGCTTCTCTGCGATTGAAGTGACTCTTCTAACCTTATCGGCAAGAGAACCAAGCTCTTCATGGAAAACAATGTTTTCAAGCTTCTTCACGTTTGCATCAATGTTTAGTTTCTGATCTTCCTTGTAGAAGAATGAAGCATCAGATAAACGCGCGCGCAGCACTTTTTCATTGCCTCGTGCCACATTTTCGATCGCGTGGCTGTTGCCGTTTCGGACTGTAATAAAGTGTGGCAGCAAATCACCGTTCTTGTCTTTGACAGGGAAGTAGCGCTGATGCTCTTTCATTGTCGTGACAAGCACTTCCTCAGGAATTGACAGAAACTCAGATTCAAATGATCCGTAAAGAGCTGTCGGGTATTCTACTAAGTGATTTACTTCATCAAGAAGGTCTTCATCCACCGGAATGCTCCAATTGTTTTCTGCAGCCATTGCTTCCAGCTGAGATTGAATCATTTGTTTCCGGGCGTTTGGATCAGCAATAACATGCTGTTCTTTCAGCTGCTCTTCATAAGCTGAAGGTGATTCAATTGACACTTCATGTCCAAGGAAACGGTGTCCCTGTGTTGTCCGTCCAGACTCCACGTTTGTGATCGAAAATGGAATGACATCCTGTCCAAATAAAGCGACAATCCATTTGATCGGCCGGATATAACGCAAATCTTCATTTCCCCAGCGCATGTTTTTCGGGAAATGCAAGCTCGTAACTAAGCTGCCCAGTTCCGGCAGAAGCGACTTCGTTTCTTGGCCGGCTTGGAATTTTTGAACGAATACATACTCTGTGCCTTTTACTTCTTTGATGTACAGGTCTTTTACGTCTGCGCCTTGGCCTTTTGAAAAGCCGATTGCCGCTTTTGTCCAGTTGCCATCTGCATCAAGGGCAATTTTTTTCGCAGGCCCTTTTGCTTCTTCTTTTATATCATCCTGCTTATCTGCTACATCTTTCACGAAAACAGCAAGACGTCTCGGTGTATTGAAGAGCTTTACTTCACCGTGAGTGATATTTTTTTCTTTAAGCCAGCCTGTCAGCTTCTCGCCAAGCTGAACCATGCTTTCATTCAAAAAGCGCGCCGGCATTTCCTCTAATCCGATCTCTAAAAGTAAATCCTGTTTACTCATGAGAAGAACCCTCCCCTTTAAGCATTGGGAACCCTAGTTTTTCTCGTTCCTCATAATAGGTTTTTGCTACTTTTCTCGCTAAATTCCGCACTCTTGCGATATATCCTGTACGCTCAGTAACAGAGATCGCACCTTTGGCGTCAAGCAGGTTAAAGGTGTGCGAGCATTTCAGCACATAGTCATATGCTGGATGAACAAGTCCGTTGTCCATTTGCTTGATCGCTTCTTTTTCATACGTGGTGAACAATTGGAACAGCATATCGACATCTGACGTTTCAAACGTATAAACAGAATGCTCGTATTCCGCCATCATGAATAAGTCTTTTACTGTAAATCCTGACGTCCATTCCAAGTCGAAAACATTCTCTTTATCCTGGATATAAGACGCAAGACGCTCAATTCCGTACGTAATTTCTACTGAAACCGGTTTACATTCAAGTCCTCCGACCTGCTGAAAATACGTAAATTGAGTAATTTCCATTCCGTCAAGCCATACTTCCCAGCCAAGACCCGCACATCCTAAAGACGGGTTCTCCCAGTTATCTTCAACAAAGCGGATATCATGCTCAAGCGGATCAATTCCCAGAGCGCGCAAGGAATCTAAATACAGCTCTTGAATGTTATCCGGAGACGGTTTAATAATGACCTGAAACTGATGATGCTGATACAGTCTGTTCGGGTTCTCTCC
Proteins encoded:
- the glyQ gene encoding glycine--tRNA ligase subunit alpha codes for the protein MNIQDMILTLQKHWSSQGCVLMQAYDVEKGAGTMSPYTFLRSIGPEPWKVAYVEPSRRPADGRYGENPNRLYQHHQFQVIIKPSPDNIQELYLDSLRALGIDPLEHDIRFVEDNWENPSLGCAGLGWEVWLDGMEITQFTYFQQVGGLECKPVSVEITYGIERLASYIQDKENVFDLEWTSGFTVKDLFMMAEYEHSVYTFETSDVDMLFQLFTTYEKEAIKQMDNGLVHPAYDYVLKCSHTFNLLDAKGAISVTERTGYIARVRNLARKVAKTYYEEREKLGFPMLKGEGSSHE
- the glyS gene encoding glycine--tRNA ligase subunit beta, with amino-acid sequence MSKQDLLLEIGLEEMPARFLNESMVQLGEKLTGWLKEKNITHGEVKLFNTPRRLAVFVKDVADKQDDIKEEAKGPAKKIALDADGNWTKAAIGFSKGQGADVKDLYIKEVKGTEYVFVQKFQAGQETKSLLPELGSLVTSLHFPKNMRWGNEDLRYIRPIKWIVALFGQDVIPFSITNVESGRTTQGHRFLGHEVSIESPSAYEEQLKEQHVIADPNARKQMIQSQLEAMAAENNWSIPVDEDLLDEVNHLVEYPTALYGSFESEFLSIPEEVLVTTMKEHQRYFPVKDKNGDLLPHFITVRNGNSHAIENVARGNEKVLRARLSDASFFYKEDQKLNIDANVKKLENIVFHEELGSLADKVRRVTSIAEKLAVRLQADEDTLKHVKRAAEISKFDLVTHMIYEFPELQGIMGEKYARMLGEDEAVAAAVNEHYMPRSAGGETPSTFTGAVVAMADKLDTIASFFSIGVIPTGSQDPYGLRRQASGIVAILLDRNWGISFEELLTFVQTEKENELLDFFTQRLKYVLNAEQIRHDVIDAVLESSELEPYSALHKAQVLEQKLGAPGFKETAEALGRVISISKKGVRGDIQPDLFENEYEAKLFDAYQTAKENLQDNFSNKDYEAALSSLAALKEPIDAYFDHTMVIADNEILKANRLAQMVSLADEIKSFANMNALIVK